In the genome of Metabacillus litoralis, the window AGATGATACCATTCCTACTTTTGTAGCCTCAGGCTGAATATATTGCTTTGCTTTGTTTACAGCATTTGCAGCATCTTGAAAGGCACCCGCAATTAAGTGAAGCTTTCCATCATGGGCTAAAATATCACCGGCCGCATAAATTCCTTCTATTGAAGATTCACTAGTTGCATTACCTGATATATAAAATTGATCTTTCAATGAAATTTGCACATCACTATTTTGAAGCAGTGATGAATCTCGTTCATATCCATGATTAATTACCACTTCATCGATCGGGAGATACGTCACTTCTCCTGTTTGATGATTTGTTAGTTCAACGCTTTCAATTTCTTCATGATTTGCACCAGCAACTAATTTCGTTATCGAAGTGTGGAAATAGCATTCAGCTTTACTATTCATTAGTTGACTAACCTGTGCTTCATGGCCGTTTAACTCCCCTTTTCGGTAAGTTAAGATTACTTTTTCAGCTATTGGCTCTAATTCGTTTGCCCAGTCAATTGCTGAGTTCCCTCCACCAGATATAATGACCTTTTTATTTTTAAAACGTTTTAAGGATTTTACTGTGTAATGTAAGTTAGATACCTCAAATTTTTCAGCACCTTCAATTTCAAGCTTTTGAGGATTTAGTATTCCACTGCCAACAGCAACAATCACTGTTTTGGAATAATGCTTTTCCCCTGAAGATGTATGTAAAATAAAGATTCCTTCTTCATTACGTGAGATGGACTCCACTTTTTCACTTAATACAACTGTTGGGTCAAAGGTTAGACCTTGCTGGACAAGCTGTTGAATTAACTTTTCTCCAAGAATTGGAGTTTGTCCCCCAACGTCCCAGATCATCTTTTCCGGATAAACATGAATTTTCCCGCCTAAGTGTGGCTGAAATTCAATGATTTTTGTTTTCATTTCTCTTAATCCACTATAAAAGGCTGAGTAAAGTCCTGCTGGTCCTCCCCCAATAACAGTTACATCAAACAGTTCCTGTGAGTCCATTCTATTCACTCCTTAGCTTGAATTCCTATTAATGATTATCATTCTCATTTAACTATACTATGATTCGTTAATTTTTACAATATTGTTTATTGTATTGACATTAGAACATATGAATTATAGAATCAAACTAACGATATTGAGAATCATTTTCATTTGTAAGTTGAAAATGAATAAATGGAGGGTTAATAATGGCTCGCCTATATACAAATAACTTAGAAATTGGCTATGGTGAACGACTGATTGTTAAAGATTTAAGTGTAGAAATTCCAGATAAGAAAATAACAACGATTATTGGTTCAAACGGTTGTGGAAAATCTACTTTATTAAAAGCCATTACAAGAATCATTCCGCATCAATCCGGTACTGTCATATTAGATGGAGAAGATATTTCCAAGGAAAACACCAAGCTTCTTGCAAAGAAGATGGCCATTCTCCCCCAAACACCTGAAAGTGCAAGCGGTTTAACAGTTGGTGAACTTGTTTCTTATGGACGCTTTCCTTATCAAAAAGGTTTTGGGCGTTTAACAAAGAAAGATTATGAAGTCATTGATTGGGCACTTGATGTGACAGGAACGATTGACTTTAAGTTCCGACCAGTCGATGCGCTATCAGGTGGGCAACGTCAGCGTGTGTGGATTGCTATGGCCCTTGCTCAGGAAACAGACATCATCTTTTTAGATGAACCAACTACATATTTAGATATGGCTCACCAATTGGAAGTATTAGAACTTCTTCAAAAGTTAAATAAAGAGCAAGAGCGCACAATTGTTATGGTTTTGCATGACTTAAACCAAGCTGCACGCTTTGCTGACTGTATCATCGCATTAAAGGACGGTCAGGTCATTAAAGCCGGTAATTGTGAGGAAGTTATCACACATGATGTGTTAAGGGATGTTTTTAACATTGATGCTGAAATTGGCAAAGATCCACGAACAAATAAACCGATGTGTATGACTTATAATTTATTAAAAAATTCTTCTGCTATGAACCCAACTGCTGTTGCCAGTTATTAGTAGCATTTACTTCCTAACAAGCAACTCAATTTCTTTACTAGTCTCGAGGTTATTAGCCTCGGGATTTTTTACTGTGGTGTTGCCCAAATAAGGTGAACAGACCCCAACATATAGCTATCCATCTTTTTTATATGCAATGGCGATTGCTTTAATATGTGTAAAATATCTCGGTTTATATGGCAACCTATGCTTTTTGCAAAAAAGAAATCTGTTCTGTTTTGTAGCCATGAAAAAACAGAATTCGAACTAATGCCATGTTCTAATAGTAGTATTTGACCGTCTTCTTTACACCAAAAATTCAACAATTGCAGTACCTTTTCAGGATTGGGATAAGAGCATAATGAGAGTGTGGATACTACTGTATCAAATGCACGCTCGGGTAAAATGACTTCTTCTACATTACCAACTATATACTCTACATGAAGCTTATGATGTCTTGCTTCCTCTTTTGCCTTTTCAATCATTAAGGGACTAAAGTCTACAGCAGTTACTTTTGAATCTTTAGGATAATAGTTAAAATTTGCACCTGCTCCAACTGAGACTTCTAGAATATGTCCTTTTGCGGATGAAAGCAGCCTTTTCCTCATTTTTTGATCACTTGTATTTTGCCTTAAGCGCTTTGCATACTTATTTGCTTGCTTATCAAATAATTTGACCTGTTTGTTTAGATCCATTCAAGACCACACTCTTCTCCATTTTTTTGTTTGCTTTTCTCAACTGTTATACTCACTCGTATTACGATCATGAATTAATGAAAGATTCACTTCTTTTCTATAACTTCATATTTGATATCCAATAACACAAAATGTAAAATGAGATAGAAATTGCCGCTTAGTTAGTTGGTTAAATACTATACAGAAAAGTCATTGAAATGGAGAGAAACTCACATGATTCAACGTACTGTGCTTATTAAATTCGAAGAAACAACAACACAAGAACAATATCAAGAGATTATTAGTCGTTTTACAGCATTAAAGAATGTGTTAACTGGGATTGTTGAAATTCATGCAGGTCTTAATCTTGCTGAGAAAAGCAAAGAATATCAAATTGTATTAATTGTCCGTTTTGAAGATCAAGCAGCTCTTGATGCGTATGCAGCTAACGAAGATCACCA includes:
- a CDS encoding ABC transporter ATP-binding protein, which gives rise to MARLYTNNLEIGYGERLIVKDLSVEIPDKKITTIIGSNGCGKSTLLKAITRIIPHQSGTVILDGEDISKENTKLLAKKMAILPQTPESASGLTVGELVSYGRFPYQKGFGRLTKKDYEVIDWALDVTGTIDFKFRPVDALSGGQRQRVWIAMALAQETDIIFLDEPTTYLDMAHQLEVLELLQKLNKEQERTIVMVLHDLNQAARFADCIIALKDGQVIKAGNCEEVITHDVLRDVFNIDAEIGKDPRTNKPMCMTYNLLKNSSAMNPTAVASY
- a CDS encoding NAD(P)/FAD-dependent oxidoreductase, with protein sequence MDSQELFDVTVIGGGPAGLYSAFYSGLREMKTKIIEFQPHLGGKIHVYPEKMIWDVGGQTPILGEKLIQQLVQQGLTFDPTVVLSEKVESISRNEEGIFILHTSSGEKHYSKTVIVAVGSGILNPQKLEIEGAEKFEVSNLHYTVKSLKRFKNKKVIISGGGNSAIDWANELEPIAEKVILTYRKGELNGHEAQVSQLMNSKAECYFHTSITKLVAGANHEEIESVELTNHQTGEVTYLPIDEVVINHGYERDSSLLQNSDVQISLKDQFYISGNATSESSIEGIYAAGDILAHDGKLHLIAGAFQDAANAVNKAKQYIQPEATKVGMVSSHNEVFKDRNRELVKRMIN
- a CDS encoding Dabb family protein codes for the protein MIQRTVLIKFEETTTQEQYQEIISRFTALKNVLTGIVEIHAGLNLAEKSKEYQIVLIVRFEDQAALDAYAANEDHQAVAAFIRDSGRIDSIGVDIEI
- a CDS encoding class I SAM-dependent methyltransferase; this translates as MDLNKQVKLFDKQANKYAKRLRQNTSDQKMRKRLLSSAKGHILEVSVGAGANFNYYPKDSKVTAVDFSPLMIEKAKEEARHHKLHVEYIVGNVEEVILPERAFDTVVSTLSLCSYPNPEKVLQLLNFWCKEDGQILLLEHGISSNSVFSWLQNRTDFFFAKSIGCHINRDILHILKQSPLHIKKMDSYMLGSVHLIWATPQ